The proteins below come from a single Pyramidobacter porci genomic window:
- a CDS encoding type II toxin-antitoxin system YafQ family toxin, producing the protein MLNLRYQSAFKSDYKRIRKRGYDIRRLEDVIETLAKELPLPKECRAHDLGGNWSGFRECHIEPDWLLVYAIDHNDLVLILSRTGSHSDLFG; encoded by the coding sequence ATGCTTAACCTCAGATATCAGTCGGCCTTCAAGAGCGACTACAAGCGTATCCGCAAGCGTGGGTACGATATTCGGCGGCTGGAAGACGTCATCGAAACGCTCGCAAAAGAGCTGCCTCTCCCCAAAGAGTGCCGCGCCCACGATTTGGGCGGCAATTGGTCAGGGTTTCGCGAGTGCCATATCGAGCCGGACTGGTTGCTCGTCTACGCTATTGACCATAACGATTTGGTCTTGATCCTCAGCCGTACCGGTTCGCACAGCGATCTGTTCGGATAA
- the smpB gene encoding SsrA-binding protein SmpB, with translation MEQKKKDYVVALNRKARHDYFVVDTFECGVVLTGTEIKSVRAGKVNLKDGYAKFERGELWLMNVHISPYEKASWYQHDPRQNRKLLLHKSELRRLSAKVKEKGFTLVPLSMYLKEGRLAKVALALAQGKNAHDRRDAIIERDAKRAIARELRNRGKDY, from the coding sequence ATGGAGCAGAAGAAGAAAGACTACGTGGTCGCGCTGAACCGCAAGGCGCGCCACGACTACTTCGTCGTCGACACCTTCGAATGCGGCGTCGTGCTGACCGGCACGGAGATCAAGTCGGTGCGCGCCGGCAAAGTCAACTTGAAAGACGGCTACGCCAAGTTCGAACGCGGCGAGCTGTGGCTGATGAACGTCCACATCTCCCCGTACGAAAAAGCGAGCTGGTACCAGCACGATCCGCGCCAAAACCGCAAGCTGCTGCTCCACAAGTCGGAACTGCGGCGGCTCAGCGCCAAGGTCAAAGAGAAAGGCTTCACGCTCGTTCCCCTTTCCATGTACCTGAAAGAGGGACGGCTGGCGAAAGTCGCGCTGGCTCTCGCGCAGGGAAAAAACGCGCACGACCGCCGCGACGCGATCATCGAACGCGACGCCAAGCGCGCCATCGCACGGGAGCTGCGCAACCGCGGCAAAGATTATTAG
- a CDS encoding type II toxin-antitoxin system RelB/DinJ family antitoxin — MATTNVTVRMDENLKADFEEMLADFGLNTSVAINIFARQVVYERRIPFAIARDRPNAATRAAMEDTRARRGLSKTFSSVKDLMADLDA; from the coding sequence ATGGCGACAACCAACGTCACCGTAAGAATGGACGAAAACCTGAAAGCCGATTTCGAAGAAATGCTCGCCGACTTCGGGCTGAATACGTCGGTGGCCATTAACATCTTTGCGCGCCAGGTTGTGTACGAGCGGCGGATCCCGTTCGCCATCGCGCGCGACCGCCCCAACGCTGCGACGCGCGCGGCCATGGAAGACACCCGCGCGCGCCGCGGCCTGAGCAAGACTTTCTCGTCCGTAAAAGACTTGATGGCCGATCTCGATGCTTAA
- a CDS encoding prepilin peptidase: protein MPCWAAALCGAAAGAFVCTFARRTADDEKKILAGRRVFAGCAVLTAIFWALLVSSWPLRRDWALAAATLCFAEFHALTDLSDGYIYDRAVAASLAAALALRLPYGVLPGAKEILLGTAAGAVPLALLVLLTRGGMGWGDVSLMAGLGALLGWKLTALTLYGGIVSGGVAALFLLLAKRVGRKDALPLAPFLLIGLLFALWAAPRIGPRLGTAIGFFEG, encoded by the coding sequence ATGCCCTGCTGGGCGGCCGCCCTGTGCGGAGCTGCCGCCGGAGCCTTTGTGTGCACGTTCGCGCGCCGGACGGCGGACGATGAAAAAAAGATCCTTGCCGGCCGGCGCGTCTTCGCCGGCTGCGCCGTTCTGACGGCCATTTTCTGGGCTCTGCTCGTTTCGAGCTGGCCGCTGCGCCGTGACTGGGCGCTGGCCGCGGCGACGCTGTGCTTCGCCGAGTTCCACGCGCTGACCGACCTGAGCGACGGCTATATTTACGACCGGGCCGTCGCCGCTTCTCTGGCGGCGGCGCTGGCGCTGCGGCTGCCTTACGGCGTTCTGCCCGGAGCGAAGGAAATTCTTCTGGGCACGGCGGCCGGGGCCGTGCCGCTGGCGCTGCTCGTCCTGCTTACGCGCGGCGGCATGGGCTGGGGTGACGTGTCCCTGATGGCGGGACTGGGGGCGCTGCTGGGCTGGAAACTGACGGCGCTGACTCTGTACGGCGGCATCGTCTCGGGCGGCGTGGCCGCCCTGTTCCTGCTGCTTGCGAAGCGCGTCGGGCGAAAGGACGCGCTGCCGCTGGCGCCGTTTTTGCTGATCGGCCTCCTTTTCGCGCTCTGGGCGGCGCCGCGGATCGGCCCGCGGCTGGGGACGGCGATCGGCTTTTTCGAAGGATAG
- a CDS encoding isochorismatase family protein: MEPVRLRAEKCVFVMIDLQEKLVPAMSGIEPVLYEAERLLKSAAVLKIPVLATEQYPKGLGATVPPLRGLLGSAAVMDKTSFSCFGADGFAAALARCGRRSAVVFGIESHICVFSTAMELKERGYDVAVVEEACASRNRRHHELAMRNLLAAGVAVLPAETVVYQLLDRSGTPEFKALLPLFK, from the coding sequence ATGGAGCCTGTGCGTCTGCGCGCGGAAAAATGCGTTTTTGTGATGATCGACCTGCAGGAAAAATTGGTGCCGGCGATGAGCGGGATCGAGCCGGTCTTGTACGAGGCGGAGCGGCTGCTGAAGTCGGCGGCGGTGTTGAAAATCCCCGTGCTGGCTACGGAGCAGTATCCCAAGGGACTGGGCGCGACGGTGCCGCCGCTGCGCGGGCTGCTCGGCTCCGCGGCGGTGATGGACAAAACCAGCTTCTCGTGCTTCGGCGCGGACGGTTTTGCGGCAGCGCTGGCGCGCTGCGGGCGGAGGTCGGCCGTCGTCTTCGGCATCGAGAGCCATATCTGCGTTTTTTCCACGGCCATGGAGCTGAAAGAGCGCGGCTACGATGTCGCCGTCGTCGAAGAGGCGTGCGCGAGCCGCAACCGCCGGCATCACGAGCTGGCGATGCGCAACCTGCTGGCGGCGGGCGTCGCCGTGCTGCCGGCGGAGACGGTCGTCTATCAGCTCCTGGACCGGTCGGGAACGCCGGAGTTCAAGGCGCTGCTGCCGCTGTTCAAATAA
- a CDS encoding B3/B4 domain-containing protein codes for MARFIASEPFWNLFPQAEIGIVVARGLENHADKVKDRSAIAADLESALNESRKFLSGETLSQCPVVAVWRDAFKLFKTKKGARSSIEALLKRVEKGKGLGSVNPLVDIYNAVSLTWGFPVGGEDLDAFRGDLRLDVSAGGDPFLALGDEAEEPTLPGEVCYRDDAGAVCRCWNWRDGQRTMLTEDTVNAFLVIESVAPERREDLRRALEMLAEKARRRLGGTCRIVVADRENRSVSLE; via the coding sequence ATGGCCCGCTTTATCGCTTCGGAACCATTCTGGAACCTGTTTCCCCAAGCCGAGATCGGCATTGTCGTCGCCCGCGGCCTGGAAAACCATGCCGACAAGGTGAAAGACCGCTCCGCCATCGCCGCGGACCTCGAGAGCGCGCTGAACGAGTCGAGGAAATTCCTCAGCGGCGAAACGCTCAGCCAGTGTCCCGTCGTGGCGGTCTGGCGCGACGCCTTCAAGCTCTTCAAAACGAAAAAGGGCGCGCGCAGCTCGATCGAAGCGCTGCTGAAGCGGGTGGAAAAAGGCAAGGGGCTCGGCAGCGTCAACCCGCTGGTGGACATCTACAACGCCGTGTCGCTCACCTGGGGGTTCCCCGTCGGCGGCGAAGATCTCGACGCCTTTCGGGGAGACCTGCGCCTCGACGTCAGCGCCGGCGGCGATCCTTTCTTGGCGCTTGGCGACGAGGCGGAAGAGCCGACGCTGCCCGGCGAAGTCTGCTACCGCGACGACGCCGGCGCCGTATGCCGCTGCTGGAACTGGCGCGACGGCCAGCGCACCATGCTGACCGAGGACACGGTCAACGCTTTTCTGGTCATCGAATCCGTCGCGCCGGAACGCCGCGAGGATCTGCGCCGCGCGCTGGAAATGCTTGCGGAAAAAGCGCGGCGCCGTCTTGGCGGAACGTGCCGCATCGTCGTCGCCGACCGCGAAAACCGCTCCGTCAGCCTTGAATAG
- the mce gene encoding methylmalonyl-CoA epimerase, with product MNLTVVDHLGVAVPSIDEALAFWQDTLGVACHGVEEVADQKVKTAFLPIRDTEVELLEPTSDDSPVAKFMEKNGGRGGLHHVAIRVENLEAALAELKEKGVRLIDEKPRRGAGGAMIAFLHPKSTGGVLLELCERQ from the coding sequence ATGAATCTTACAGTGGTCGATCATCTCGGCGTCGCCGTGCCCAGCATCGACGAAGCGCTGGCGTTCTGGCAGGATACGCTGGGCGTCGCGTGCCACGGCGTGGAGGAAGTCGCCGACCAGAAAGTGAAGACGGCGTTTCTGCCCATCAGGGACACCGAGGTCGAGCTTCTCGAACCGACCAGCGACGACAGCCCGGTCGCCAAGTTCATGGAGAAAAACGGCGGCCGCGGCGGCCTGCATCACGTGGCGATCCGCGTCGAGAACCTCGAAGCGGCTTTGGCCGAGCTGAAAGAAAAGGGCGTCCGTCTGATCGACGAGAAGCCCCGCCGCGGCGCGGGCGGCGCGATGATCGCCTTTCTGCATCCCAAATCGACCGGCGGCGTGCTGCTCGAGCTCTGCGAACGCCAATAA
- a CDS encoding IclR family transcriptional regulator: MSDSTKSESTSRTLEHGLDVLLCFLKNHRELSLTEIARTVGRNTTSTYRLIQTLAEKGFLSRNPENRKYFPGMAVKMLGELVDDKEELRLAAHPYLVKVHREFNENVSVYIYHNFKRLCIDRIESTHPLRQTVLVGEELPLTLGGGGTALLAFLPPKVQAAVMKSDPGVSPEKLQEIRKKGYAVSYDEMGQGSVGIGVPIFDKNGQVLAALNLSGPTNRLTDDVVERGVARLREIAAQVTSELAS, from the coding sequence ATGTCGGATTCAACGAAAAGCGAGTCGACGTCGAGAACTCTGGAACATGGGCTCGACGTGCTTCTGTGCTTTTTGAAAAATCATCGTGAACTTTCGCTGACGGAGATCGCCAGGACGGTCGGCCGCAACACGACAAGCACCTATCGGCTGATCCAAACGCTGGCGGAAAAAGGTTTTTTGTCGAGGAATCCCGAGAACCGCAAGTATTTTCCCGGCATGGCCGTGAAAATGCTCGGCGAACTTGTGGACGATAAAGAGGAACTGCGCCTCGCGGCGCATCCGTATCTGGTCAAAGTGCACAGGGAATTCAACGAGAACGTTTCCGTGTATATTTACCATAACTTCAAGCGTCTCTGCATCGACCGCATCGAGAGCACGCATCCGCTGCGCCAGACCGTGCTGGTCGGAGAGGAACTGCCGCTGACGCTGGGCGGCGGCGGGACGGCGCTGCTGGCGTTTTTGCCGCCCAAGGTGCAGGCGGCGGTGATGAAGTCCGACCCCGGCGTTTCGCCGGAGAAGCTGCAGGAAATCCGCAAAAAAGGGTACGCCGTCTCCTACGATGAAATGGGGCAGGGAAGCGTGGGGATCGGCGTCCCCATTTTCGACAAAAACGGACAGGTCCTTGCGGCGCTGAATCTCTCCGGACCAACCAACCGCCTGACGGACGACGTCGTCGAACGCGGCGTGGCCCGTTTGCGGGAAATTGCGGCGCAGGTCACTTCGGAACTGGCATCGTGA